A single window of Periophthalmus magnuspinnatus isolate fPerMag1 chromosome 9, fPerMag1.2.pri, whole genome shotgun sequence DNA harbors:
- the pebp1 gene encoding phosphatidylethanolamine-binding protein 1 — protein MPVDLSQWTGALELQEVDEKPGEPLTVKYDSVEVDELGKVLTPTQVQNRPTCIEWAGCDPSKLYTLILTDPDAPSRKNPKFREWHHFLVINMKGNDVSSGSVMSDYVGSGPPQGTGLHRYVWLVYEQAGPLSCSEPVLTNRSGDGRGKFKIQSFRQKYKLGAPVAGTCYQAEWDDYVPKLYEQLSGK, from the exons ATGCCCGTGGACCTGAGCCAGTGGACTGGAGCTCTGGAGCTGCAGGAGGTCGACGAGAAACCCGGAGAACCACTGACTGTTAAATACGACTCCGTGGAAGTAGATGAACTCGGCAAAGTACTCACGCCAACACAG gtgcAGAATAGACCCACCTGCATTGAATGGGCTGGATGTGATCCCAGTAAACTCTACACTTTGATCCTGACTGACCCTGATGCCCCAAGTAGAAAAAATCCCAAGTTCAG GGAGTGGCATCATTTTCTTGTCATCAACATGAAAGGGAATGACGTTTCCTCTGGCTCTGTCATGTCTGATTATGTGGGCTCAGGACCTCCCCAAGGAACAG GTCTGCACAGATACGTTTGGCTGGTGTATGAACAGGCCGGCCCCCTGTCCTGCTCTGAGCCTGTCCTCACAAACCGCTCTGGAGATGGACGCGGAAAGTTCAAGATCCAAAGTTTCAGGCAGAAGTACAAGCTCGGAGCCCCAGTGGCCGGCACCTGCTACCAGGCCGAGTGGGATGACTATGTGCCCAAATTGTATGAGCAGTTGTCTGGAAAGTAA
- the golm1 gene encoding Golgi membrane protein 1, with protein sequence MGGLGNGRRGGRSPPLLIAALIACILVLGFNYWVSSSRNLELQTKLYELEGQVRRGAAERGVAEMKKTEFQEEIQRQREQISHIENLYKKQLEGAQSTCSQERVVLQQNISSSTKTIQELKGQLNQLNDDVGQLQKELQSCQGSIKTLNNKLTYDMTHCNSQVLSQKELCDERVAATKLEAQKKMEKLIASLQANTPDVEIKVSNETTKTVDYIVNPSQPRDQPSELLSNSILETKDVTATNTSDQGLLKQDPLAIPTAAAVKKDLLPPPEGAEATKPLETNTTDDKEMELMDTKDESHTDDPGMEDMLLTDDKADDPAHKVDLQDEYDTDDQEVVPEKQKASKHENLDQEEEDLADYNGDNDNEGEFEADKQAALAQI encoded by the exons ATGGGAGGGCTTGGCAACGGTCGTCGTGGAGGAAGGTCCCCCCCTTTGCTGATCGCTGCTCTGATTGCTTGTATTTTAGTGCTGGGTTTTAACTATTGGGTTTCCAGCTCCCGTAACCTGGAGCTACAG ACAAAGTTGTATGAGTTAGAGGGGCAGGTGAGGCGTGGGGCAGCGGAGCGAGGAGTGGCGGAAATGAAGAAAACCGAATTCCAAGAAGAAATCCAACGACAGAGAGAGCAGATCAGTCACATCGAAAACCTGTACAAGAAACAGCTGGAAGGAGCCCAGAGCACATGCAGCCAAGAGAGA gttgtACTGCAGCAGAATATTTCATCCagtacaaaaacaatacaagaacTCAAAG GTCAGTTAAACCAGTTGAACGATGATGTGGGACAGCTACAGAAGGAGCTGCAGAGCTGTCAGGGCAGCATCAAAACTCTCAACAACAAACTGACCTACGACAT gACCCACTGTAATTCACAAGTCCTGTCTCAGAAGGAGCTGTGTGATGAAAGAGTAGCAGCTACTAAACTGGAAGCtcagaagaaaatggaaaagCTGATTGCTTCATTACAG GCCAACACTCCTGATGTTGAGATAAAAGTGTCAAATGAAACCACAAAGACGGTTGATTACATAGTGAATCCCTCACAGCCCAGAGACCAGCCCTCAGAACTGCTCAGCAACAGCATCCTGGAGACTAAAG ATGTAACAGCGACTAACACGTCTGACCAGGGCCTGCTTAAACAAGACCCTCTGGCTATTCCAACGGCTGCAGCAGTGAAGAAGGACCTCCTtccaccaccagagggcgctgaGGCCACTAAACCACTGGAGACTAACACCACTGATGACAAAGAAATGGAGCTGATGGATACTAAAGATGAGTCTCACACAGATG ATCCTGGGATGGAGGACATGCTTCTGACTGATGACAAAGCAGATGACCCAGCTCACAAAGTCGACCTGCAGGACGAGTATGACACTGACGACcaggaggtggtgccagagaaACAGAAGGCCAGCAAACATGAAAACTTAG accaagaggaggaggacctgGCCGACTATAACGGAGACAATGATAATGAAGGAGAATTTGAGGCCGACAAACAAGCTGCCCTCGCTCAAATATAA
- the naa35 gene encoding N-alpha-acetyltransferase 35, NatC auxiliary subunit, whose translation MVMKSTVDDDDAGWGLGIPDKMKNNANWVDITHEFKGACKELNLGELLHDKLFGLFEAMSAIEMMDPKMDAGMIGNQVNRKVLNFEQAIKEGVIKVKDLSYPELIGIIDTCFCCLITWLEGHSLAQTVFTCLYVHNPDLIEEPPLKAFALGILKVCDIAREKVNKAAVFEEEDFQAMTYGFRMANNVTDLRVTGMLKDVEDELQRKVKSTRSRQGEQRDPEVELEHQQCLALFNRIKFTRLLLTALIAFTKKETSSVSEAQKLVAQAADLLSPIHSSIQHGIQSQNDTTKGDHPIMMGFEPLVNQRLLPPTFPRYAKIIKRDDMVAYFSKLIERIKTVCDVINTTNLHGILDFFCEFSEQSPCVLSRSLLQTTFLIDNKKVFGTHLMQDMIKDALRYFVSPPVLSYKCCLFNNHQAKDYIDSFVTHCSRPFCSLIQIHGHNRARQRDKLGHILEEFATLQDEAEKVDAALHSLLMKLEPQRQHLACLGTWILYHNLRIMIQYLLSGFELELYSMHEYYYVYWYLSEFLYAWLMSTLSRADSSQMAEERILEEQLKGRSSKKSKKKKKVRPLSKEITMSQAYQNMCAGMYKTMVALDMDGKVRKPQFELDSEQVRYEHRFAPFNSVVTPPPVHYIQFKEMSDLKKYNPPPGSADLYMAASKHFQQAKLILENVPSPDPEVNRILKVAKPNIVVMKLLAGGHKKETKVMPEFDFSAHKYFPVVKII comes from the exons ATGGTTATGAAGTCCACCGTGGATGATGACGACGCCGGCTGGGGGCTGGGTATCCCTGATAAGATGAAAAACAATGCCAACTGGGTGGACATCACACATGAATTTAAGGGCGCCTGTAAAG AATTGAACCTGGGGGAGTTGCTCCATGACAAACT GTTTGGCCTGTTCGAAGCCATGTCTGCCATAGAGATGATGGATCCCAAAATGGATGCAGGAATGATCGGCAACCAGGTCAACAGGAAAGTTCTTAATTTTGAACAAGCAATTAAG GAGGGCGTCATCAAAGTGAAAGACCTTAGTTACCCTGAGCTCATTGGGATTATAGATACTTGTTTTTGCTGTTTG ATCACGTGGCTGGAGGGACACTCTTTGGCACAAACCGTGTTCACCTGTTTATATGTTCATAATCCGGACCTGATTGAGGAACCGCCATTAAAGGCTTTTGCATTGGGGATCCTCAAAGTGTGTGACATCGCCAGAGAGAAAGTCAACAAAGcagctgtttttgaagag GAGGATTTCCAGGCGATGACATACGGCTTCAGGATGGCCAATAACGTTACAGACCTGCGAGTCACGG GAATGCTGAAGGATGTTGAAGATGAATTACAGAGAAAAGTAAAG AGCACGAGGAGTCGACAGGGTGAGCAACGGGACCCAGAGGTGGAGCTGGAG catCAGCAGTGCCTGGCTCTTTTCAACAGAATCAAATTCACAAGACTTCTACTGACAGCACTGATCGCTTTCACCAAGAAGGAG ACCAGTTCTGTGAGTGAGGCTCAGAAACTTGTGGCTCAGGCAGCCGACCTCCTGTCACCCATCCACTCCAGTATACAGCATGGGATCCAGTCACAGAATGATACCACAAAAGGAG accaCCCTATAATGATGGGATTTGAGCCTTTAGTGAATCAGAGACTGCTACCTCCTACGTTTCCACGTTACGCAAAAATCATCAAAAGGGACGACATGGTGGCGTATTTCAGCAAACTCATCGAACGCATCAAAACTGTGTGCGACGTCATCAACACCACCAACCTCCACGGCATCCTG GATTTCTTTTGTGAATTCAGTGAACAGTCTCCTTGTGTACTATCTAGGTCTTTACTTCAG ACCACTTTTTTGATAGATAACAAAAAGGTGTTTGGGACTCACCTGATGcaggacatgataaaggacgCGCTCAGATACTTTGTCAGTCCTCCAGTTCTCTCATACAA ATGTTGCCTGTTCAATAATCACCAAGCCAAGGACTACATTGACTCCTTTGTTACACACTGTTCGAGG CCGTTCTGCAGTCTGATACAGATCCATGGACATAACAGAGCCCGGCAAAGGGACAAACTGGGACACATCCTGGAAGAGTTTGCTACACTACAAGATGAG GCCGAGAAGGTTGACGCAGCGCTGCACAGTCTGCTGATGAAGCTGGAGCCTCAGAGGCAGCACTTGGCCTGTCTGGGGACCTGGATCCTTTACCACAACCTCCGCATCATGATCCAGTACCTGTTGAGCGGCTTCGAGCTGGAACTGTACAGCATGCACGAGTACTACTACGTCTATTG GTACCTGTCTGAGTTCCTTTACGCATGGCTCATGTCGACCCTGAGCAGAGCCGACTCGTCACAAATGGCCGAAGAGCGAATCCTGGAGGAGCAGCTAAAAGGACGCAGCAGCAAGAAGagcaagaagaaaaagaaag TTCGGCCTCTAAGTAAAGAAATCACAATGAGCCAGGCCTATCAGAACATGTGTGCGGGCATGTACAAG accaTGGTGGCTCTGGACATGGACGGTAAAGTGCGAAAGCCTCAGTTTGAATTGGACAGTGAGCAGGTTCGCTACGAGCACCGGTTTGCTCCATTCAACAGTGTGGTCACGCCCCCTCCTGTGCACTACATACAGTTTAAG gaGATGTCAGACCTTAAAAAGTACAATCCTCCGCCAGGCTCTGCAGACCTGTACATGGCAGCCAGTAAACATTTCCAACAGGCCAAACTCATCCTGGAGAACGTCCCTAGTCCTGACCCAGAG GTAAATCGTATTCTAAAGGTAGCTAAACCCAACATTGTGGTGATGAAACTGCTGGCTGGAGGACATAAGAAGGAGACAAAG gtGATGCCAGAATTTGACTTCTCAGCTCATAAGTACTTTCCTGTGGTCAAGATCATCTGA